A single Actinomadura algeriensis DNA region contains:
- a CDS encoding SDR family oxidoreductase, with amino-acid sequence MGRPEEVASMVTFLASDESAYCTGAAFVIDGGHLAGPWRPTRRPDARQCGGRIGVTALPRPQPASPGVRWMRGGIQMCVPPGATRASVQSGTSSRYGLAIRTTPTTPCTLGTVPTCTLTPGSRSRDSTASRTSASRTVPPSGTCGNALPISSTDGISGSSGHGANVSGAFAGQSTPSGSSSHSAFSVIRSSKHRRTVTSCCSWGQSS; translated from the coding sequence ATGGGCCGCCCCGAAGAAGTGGCCTCGATGGTGACCTTCCTCGCGTCCGACGAGAGCGCATACTGCACCGGCGCGGCCTTCGTCATCGACGGCGGCCACCTAGCCGGCCCCTGGCGGCCGACCCGCCGCCCGGACGCGCGTCAGTGCGGTGGTCGCATCGGGGTGACCGCGTTGCCGAGGCCGCAGCCGGCCTCGCCCGGTGTCCGCTGGATGCGCGGCGGTATCCAGATGTGCGTGCCGCCGGGCGCGACGCGGGCGAGCGTGCAGTCCGGCACGTCATCGAGGTACGGCTTGGCCATCAGGACGACGCCGACCACGCCCTGCACGCTCGGGACCGTCCCCACCTGCACCTTGACGCCCGGATCGAGGTCGAGGGACTCGACGGCCTCCCGCACTTCGGCCTCGCGCACCGTGCCGCCGTCCGGCACCTGCGGCAACGCCTTGCCGATCTCTTCCACGGACGGGATCTCGGGGTCCTCCGGCCACGGCGCGAACGTCAGCGGCGCGTTCGCCGGACAGTCGACGCCGTCCGGCTCCTCATCCCACTCCGCCTTCTCGGTGATCCGCAGCTCGAAGCATCGCCGGACGGTGACCTCCTGCTGCTCATGGGGCCAGTCCTCATAG